A portion of the Osmerus mordax isolate fOsmMor3 chromosome 22, fOsmMor3.pri, whole genome shotgun sequence genome contains these proteins:
- the cckbra gene encoding cholecystokinin receptor-like isoform X1 yields MASQTSNDSVLEFLDCLREQSNSSSNTSLEVTNTTCSNASVVLRSPTPLQKELVSMRIFLYSLIFLLSVFGNLLIIYVLVMNKRMRTVTNCFLLSLALSDLMMAVFCMPFTLIPNILEDFIFGAAMCKIVTYFMGISVSISTFSLVAIAIERYSAICNPLKSRSWQTRSHAYRVIAATWALSLVIMVPYPVFSVLRAFPKADRTMGHMCRLTRPSEELEQAWYMLLLFILFFIPGLVMIVAYGLISRELYRGIQFELGQNREAMGLKNCANNNNSSVANGNEDDDGCYIQVAKQPPAVELSTLTAAANGGAGASSKAKAERPRTNTSEAKLVAKKRVIRMLIVIVVLFFLCWMPLYIANTWKAFDLNSAQRALSGAPISFIHLLSYSSACVNPIIYCFMNTRFRKALLATFARCCPNGPAPRCCGRRCGRGRGRRMGRDGEDDATQNMGVSVSRFSYTTVSTAGQ; encoded by the exons ATGGCTTCACAAACGTCGAATGACAGTGTGCTTGAATTCCTGGACTGTCTACGAGAACAGAGCAACTCATCCTCAAACACGAGCCTGGAAGTTACCAACACCACCTGTAGCAATGCGTCTGTCGTTTTAAGATCCCCAACTCCGCTGCAGAAAG AACTGGTTAGT ATGCGGATCTTCCTCTACTCCCTCATCTTTCTGCTGAGCGTCTTCGGGAACCTGCTCATCATCTACGTCCTGGTCATGAACAAGCGCATGCGCACCGTCACCAACTGCTTCCTGCTGTCGCTGGCGCTCAGCGACCTGATGATGGCCGTCTTCTGCATGCCCTTCACCCTCATCCCCAACATCCTGGAGGACTTCATCTTCGGAGCCGCCATGTGCAAGATCGTCACCTACTTCATGG GGATATCCGTCAGTATCTCCACCTTCAGCCTGGTGGCCATCGCTATCGAGCGCTACAGCGCCATCTGCAATCCCCTCAAGTCCCGTTCCTGGCAGACCCGTTCCCACGCCTACCGGGTCATCGCCGCCACCTGGGCCCTGTCGCTGGTCATCATGGTGCCCTATCCAGTGTTCAGCGTCCTCAGGGCGTTCCCCAAGGCGGACCGGACCATGGGCCACATGTGCCGTCTGACCAGGCCCAGTGAAGAGTTGGAGCAGGCATG GTACATGCTACTTCTGTTTATCCTGTTTTTCATCCCCGGCCTGGTGATGATCGTTGCCTACGGTCTGATCTCCAGAGAGCTGTATCGGGGGATTCAGTTTGAGCTGGGACAGAACCGAGAGGCAATGG GCCTGAAGAACTgcgccaacaacaacaactcctcGGTCGCCAACGGAAACGAGGACGACGACGGTTGCTACATCCAGGTCGCCAAGCAGCCGCCGGCGGTGgagctctccaccctcaccgccGCCGCCAACGGCGGCGCGGGCGCCTCGTCCAAGGCAAAGGCCGAGCGCCCTCGCACCAACACCTCGGAGGCCAAGCTGGTGGCCAAGAAGCGCGTGATCCGCATGCTGATCGTCATCGTGGTGCTGTTCTTCCTCTGCTGGATGCCCCTGTACATCGCCAACACGTGGAAGGCCTTCGACCTGAACTCCGCCCAAAGAGCCCTCTCGGGGGCGCCCATCTCCTTCATCCACCTGCTGTCCTACTCCTCGGCCTGCGTCAACCCCATCATCTACTGCTTCATGAACACGCGCTTCCGCAAGGCGCTGCTCGCCACCTTCGCACGCTGCTGCCCCAACGGGCCGGCGCCGCGCTGCTGCGGGAGGAGGTGCggccgggggcggggccggCGCATGGGCCGGGACGGGGAGGACGACGCCACGCAGAACATGGGCGTCTCCGTGTCCCGGTTCAGCTACACCACAGTGAGCACCGCCGGCCAGTGA
- the cckbra gene encoding cholecystokinin receptor-like isoform X2, whose translation MASQTSNDSVLEFLDCLREQSNSSSNTSLEVTNTTCSNASVVLRSPTPLQKEMRIFLYSLIFLLSVFGNLLIIYVLVMNKRMRTVTNCFLLSLALSDLMMAVFCMPFTLIPNILEDFIFGAAMCKIVTYFMGISVSISTFSLVAIAIERYSAICNPLKSRSWQTRSHAYRVIAATWALSLVIMVPYPVFSVLRAFPKADRTMGHMCRLTRPSEELEQAWYMLLLFILFFIPGLVMIVAYGLISRELYRGIQFELGQNREAMGLKNCANNNNSSVANGNEDDDGCYIQVAKQPPAVELSTLTAAANGGAGASSKAKAERPRTNTSEAKLVAKKRVIRMLIVIVVLFFLCWMPLYIANTWKAFDLNSAQRALSGAPISFIHLLSYSSACVNPIIYCFMNTRFRKALLATFARCCPNGPAPRCCGRRCGRGRGRRMGRDGEDDATQNMGVSVSRFSYTTVSTAGQ comes from the exons ATGGCTTCACAAACGTCGAATGACAGTGTGCTTGAATTCCTGGACTGTCTACGAGAACAGAGCAACTCATCCTCAAACACGAGCCTGGAAGTTACCAACACCACCTGTAGCAATGCGTCTGTCGTTTTAAGATCCCCAACTCCGCTGCAGAAAG AGATGCGGATCTTCCTCTACTCCCTCATCTTTCTGCTGAGCGTCTTCGGGAACCTGCTCATCATCTACGTCCTGGTCATGAACAAGCGCATGCGCACCGTCACCAACTGCTTCCTGCTGTCGCTGGCGCTCAGCGACCTGATGATGGCCGTCTTCTGCATGCCCTTCACCCTCATCCCCAACATCCTGGAGGACTTCATCTTCGGAGCCGCCATGTGCAAGATCGTCACCTACTTCATGG GGATATCCGTCAGTATCTCCACCTTCAGCCTGGTGGCCATCGCTATCGAGCGCTACAGCGCCATCTGCAATCCCCTCAAGTCCCGTTCCTGGCAGACCCGTTCCCACGCCTACCGGGTCATCGCCGCCACCTGGGCCCTGTCGCTGGTCATCATGGTGCCCTATCCAGTGTTCAGCGTCCTCAGGGCGTTCCCCAAGGCGGACCGGACCATGGGCCACATGTGCCGTCTGACCAGGCCCAGTGAAGAGTTGGAGCAGGCATG GTACATGCTACTTCTGTTTATCCTGTTTTTCATCCCCGGCCTGGTGATGATCGTTGCCTACGGTCTGATCTCCAGAGAGCTGTATCGGGGGATTCAGTTTGAGCTGGGACAGAACCGAGAGGCAATGG GCCTGAAGAACTgcgccaacaacaacaactcctcGGTCGCCAACGGAAACGAGGACGACGACGGTTGCTACATCCAGGTCGCCAAGCAGCCGCCGGCGGTGgagctctccaccctcaccgccGCCGCCAACGGCGGCGCGGGCGCCTCGTCCAAGGCAAAGGCCGAGCGCCCTCGCACCAACACCTCGGAGGCCAAGCTGGTGGCCAAGAAGCGCGTGATCCGCATGCTGATCGTCATCGTGGTGCTGTTCTTCCTCTGCTGGATGCCCCTGTACATCGCCAACACGTGGAAGGCCTTCGACCTGAACTCCGCCCAAAGAGCCCTCTCGGGGGCGCCCATCTCCTTCATCCACCTGCTGTCCTACTCCTCGGCCTGCGTCAACCCCATCATCTACTGCTTCATGAACACGCGCTTCCGCAAGGCGCTGCTCGCCACCTTCGCACGCTGCTGCCCCAACGGGCCGGCGCCGCGCTGCTGCGGGAGGAGGTGCggccgggggcggggccggCGCATGGGCCGGGACGGGGAGGACGACGCCACGCAGAACATGGGCGTCTCCGTGTCCCGGTTCAGCTACACCACAGTGAGCACCGCCGGCCAGTGA